One window from the genome of Cryptomeria japonica chromosome 6, Sugi_1.0, whole genome shotgun sequence encodes:
- the LOC131048076 gene encoding cytochrome P450 CYP82D47, with amino-acid sequence MEFEELTVLALALTILFLIANQLRNRNNKQFKPPQPPSWPIIGHLHLFNKNRQLHRVLCSLSHHHGPIMLLQLGCRPVLVISSSQLAKECLSVNDRVFASRPSLLAAKHMGYDSKILAWLPYCNYWRDLRKICTLQLFTGHRIESLRHVRVDEVSNFIRSLFESSGQQVNMKSRLGELAFNIILFMVASKKITRFVKSEEFRKFRKIIDEAFLLAGTFNVGDYLPFLQWVDVHGLKAAMKELQKKRDDFMQKLVKAHRQRQQDHGVQQPQDLIDVLISATDNHEILSDSSDTVVKATATAMLSAGTDTTAVTIEWAMAALLKHPHILKKAQQELDTHIGRDRVVEESDLHKLKYLEAIVKETLRLYPAAPVLIPHESTESCSVGGYEIPAGARLIVNVWAIHRDPAVWERPTEFDPERFLQKGREIDVKGHNFELIPFGSGRRMCPGISLALCLVSYTLARLLQSFEWSVPEGMTIDMSEGLGLTMPKAVPLQAIIKPRLPPHFY; translated from the exons ATGGAATTTGAAGAACTTACAGTCTTAGCTCTAGCCCTGACTATCTTATTTCTAATTGCAAATCAgttgagaaatagaaataataagcaatttaAGCCACCTCAGCCCCCATCATGGCCCATAATTGGGCATCTCCATCTGTTCAACAAGAATCGCCAACTTCACAGAGTTCTCTGCTCATTATCCCATCATCATGGCCCCATCATGCTTCTGCAACTGGGCTGCAGACCTGTTTTAGTTATCTCTTCTTCACAGCTAGCAAAAGAATGCCTTTCTGTTAATGACAGAGTGTTTGCATCAAGGCCCAGTCTTTTAGCTGCAAAACATATGGGCTATGACTCCAAGATCCTTGCATGGCTTCCCTACTGTAATTACTGGCGAGATCTTCGAAAGATTTGCACTCTGCAACTCTTCACAGGGCACCGGATCGAGTCCCTCAGACATGTCCGAGTGGATGAAGTTTCGAATTTCATTCGTTCTTTGTTTGAAAGTTCAGGGCAGCAGGTGAACATGAAGTCCAGGCTCGGTGAACTGGCTTTTAACATTATATTGTTCATGGTGGCCAGCAAAAAAATCACGAGGTTTGTTAAGTCAGAGGAGTTTCGGAAGTTTAGGAAGATCATAGACGAGGCTTTTTTGCTTGCTGGGACTTTCAATGTTGGTGATTATCTTCCGTTTCTGCAATGGGTTGATGTCCATGGCCTGAAAGCTGCCATGAAAGAGCTGCAGAAGAAAAGAGATGATTTTATGCAGAAGCTGGTTAAAGCTCATCGTCAGAGGCAACAGGATCATGGTGTGCAACAGCCCCAAGATCTTATTGACGTTCTCATCTCTGCAACTGACAACCATGAAATTCTCTCTGACAGTAGCGATACTGTTGTCAAGGCCACTGCCACT GCCATGCTAAGTGCAGGTACGGACACAACGGCTGTGACCATCGAATGGGCAATGGCGGCGCTGTTGAAGCACCCACACATTTTGAAGAAAGCCCAGCAAGAACTGGACACTCATATTGGACGGGACCGAGTAGTAGAGGAATCAGATCTGCACAAGCTGAAATATTTGGAAGCAATTGTGAAAGAAACTCTTCGCCTATATCCTGCTGCACCAGTTCTAATTCCTCATGAATCCACTGAGTCATGCAGTGTGGGAGGATATGAAATCCCAGCTGGAGCACGACTTATTGTAAATGTATGGGCAATTCACAGAGATCCAGCAGTGTGGGAAAGACCAACAGAGTTCGATCCTGAAAGGTTTTTGCAGAAGGGAAGAGAGATCGATGTAAAAGGTCACAACTTTGAACTGATTCCGTTTGGTTCAGGGAGAAGAATGTGCCCGGGCATATCTCTTGCATTGTGTTTGGTGTCTTATACATTGGCCCGTTTGTTGCAGAGCTTTGAGTGGAGTGTTCCAGAGGGGATGACGATTGATATGAGTGAGGGATTGGGACTCACAATGCCCAAGGCTGTTCCATTACAGGCCATTATCAAACCTCGTCTTCCACCTCATTTCTATTGA